A single Phragmites australis chromosome 4, lpPhrAust1.1, whole genome shotgun sequence DNA region contains:
- the LOC133914177 gene encoding UDP-glycosyltransferase 91D1-like: protein MDGADSSPLHVVIIPWLAFGHLLPALELAERLASRGHRVSFVSTPRNISRLRPVAPSLVPLIEFVALPLPRVDGLPDGAEATSDIPPGKAELHLKAFDGLAAPFSAFLDAACADGSDKKVDSVIVDSFHYWAAAAAHGRKVPCVLSMTYSAATSAQYGVPRGECRESMAVDELGPSVIQRFLLTFEKCNLLAHRSCFELEPESMPLLPEIFGKPVIPVGLLAPSPAGEGHGEHDEAVLSWLDKQPPKSIVYVAFGSEAPLTVEQLHEIALGLELAGTGFLWALRKPNGILEADILPSGFEERTRGRGLVAMGWVPQLRILAHGSVGAFMTHCGWSSTIEGVLFGHPLIMMPFLGEQCINARLMERKRVGVQVARHGNDRSFDREGVTRAVQAVMSEEEGGRVFASNARKLQEIVADKERQDRYIDEFVQCIRSYR, encoded by the coding sequence ATGGACGGTGCCGACTCCTCCCCGCTGcacgtcgtcatcatcccgTGGCTCGCGttcggccacctcctccccgcgCTCGAGCTCGCCGAGCGCCTGGCGTCGCGCGGCCACCGCGTGTCATTCGTCTCCACCCCACGCAACATCAGCCGGCTCCGCCCGGTCGCGCCGTCCCTGGTCCCGCTCATCGAGTTCGTGGCACTGCCGCTCCCGCGCGTCGATGGGCTCCCGGACGGTGCCGAGGCCACCAGTGACATACCGCCCGGCAAGGCCGAGCTCCACCTGAAGGCCTTCGACGGCCTCGCCGCGCCCTTCTCTGCCTTCCTCGACGCCGCATGCGCCGACGGGAGCGACAAGAAGGTCGACTCGGTCATCGTCGACAGCTTCCACTActgggccgccgccgccgcacacGGCCGTAAGGTTCCCTGCGTACTGAGCATGACATACTCAGCGGCGACGTCAGCACAGTACGGTGTGCCGCGTGGTGAGTGTCGTGAGTCCATGGCGGTGGATGAGTTGGGCCCATCAGTAATCCAGCGATTTCTGCTAACCTTCGAGAAATGCAATCTTCTTGCTCACCGCAGCTGCTTCGAGCTCGAGCCCGAGTCTATGCCTCTCCTGCCAGAGATCTTCGGCAAGCCAGTCATCCCTGTTGGCCTACTTGCGCCATCTCCTGCAGGAGAAGGCCATGGAGAGCACGACGAGGCAGTCCTGTCGTGGCTCGACAAGCAGCCACCGAAGTCTATTGTTTACGTCGCCTTCGGAAGCGAGGCTCCACTGACCGTCGAGCAGCTGCACGAGATTGCTCTCGGGTTGGAGCTCGCCGGGACAGGCTTCCTCTGGGCTCTGAGGAAGCCTAATGGTATCCTCGAGGCAGACATCCTACCTTCAGGTTTCGAGGAGCGGACGCGTGGCCGTGGGCTCGTCGCCATGGGCTGGGTTCCTCAGCTCAGGATATTGGCTCACGGTTCCGTGGGCGCGTTCATGACGCACTGCGGGTGGAGTTCTACTATCGAGGGGGTTCTGTTCGGACATCCTTTGATCATGATGCCATTCTTAGGCGAACAATGTATAAACGCGCGGTTAATGGAGAGAAAGCGGGTCGGAGTGCAGGTGGCAAGGCATGGAAACGACAGATCATTCGATCGCGAAGGGGTCACGAGAGCAGTCCAAGCCGTCATGTCCGAGGAAGAAGGTGGAAGGGTCTTCGCATCCAACGCTAGGAAGCTGCAAGAGATTGTGGCAGACAAGGAACGCCAGGATAGGTATATCGATGAATTTGTTCAATGTATAAGATCTTACCGCTGA